In Bogoriella caseilytica, the genomic window AGGTGCCACGCGACCTGTTCCACGCCGGGCGGAGGCGGGACGAACCAGAGGATCAGCGCCACCCCGATGGGGATCAGCAGACGCAGGAGGGCCGCAGGCGCCAGTGTCGTGACCCGCTGCGGGCCTCGTGGCAGAGGTGGGGAGGTGCCATCCTTCGCCGGTTCCGCACGTGGATGGTCTGGGACGGTGGGAACAATGCTCATCATGTCGCCTTCGTCGTGCCGCGCACCCGGTGACAGACCCTCGCGAGCGTGTCCTGGGCGTGGGGTCGAATGACCCGACACCACGACGATATGCCCCGAAAAACGGCGTCATGACGCCGTTCTCGGCCGATCAGGATTGTGTTCTTTATGGTCGGACCACACGCACGGAATCCCGCGGTTCGCACGAGACCTTTTGGTCATAATGGCCAGGTGATCCCCGCTCCCCCGACGCCCCTGCGCCAGGCACCTCCGGACGAGGGGAACGCCGCCCTCAGCCCCGAGCCACGCCGGCGGCGCCTGGATCGTCTCACTCTGGGTCGGGAGGTCGGCGCGGTCCTGCTGGCGGCCCTGGCGCTCCTGGTCGCCATCGGCGCGATCCTGGGCTACGGCGCGGCCCGTCAGGCCGCCTACGGGGAGATGCGAGCCACCGTGACCACCGCGACCACCCTGCTCGCCCAGGACGAGGCGGTTCTCGCCGGCGTCCGCGCCGACGACCCCGCCGCGGCGCTGGCCGCGCGTGCTGACGCCGCGCGGGTGGCCGCTGGTCTGGACTGGGTGGTGGTCATGGATCTCGACGGCACCCGGTGGACGCACCCTGACCCGGAGCGCATCGGCGGGCAGTACCTGGGCCACATCGAGGAGGCCCGCGACGGCGGGATCGTCGTCGAAGAGTACGAGGGCACCTTGGGTCCCTCTCTGCGGGCCGTGCGGCCCGTGCTGGACGAGGACGGCCAGGTGGTGGCCCTGGTCGCAGCCGGGATCCGCATCAGCGCTATCCACGCCAGTGTCACGCCACGCTTGCTCGCGCTGGTGGCGGTCTCGGCCACCGCCCTGCTCCTGGGGATGGGCGCCGCCTGGTGGGTACGAGGACGCCTGGACCGCGAGGCCGGTGGCCTGGGACGCCACGCGATCCTGCGGACCCTGGCCCAGCACGAGGCGCTCCTGCGTTCGGTCCGGGCCGGCTACGTCCTGGTTGATCCCGACGGCCGGGTGGAGTTGTGCAATGACGAGGCCCGGGATCTGCTCGGGCTCGAGGGTGAGGTGAGCGGCGTGCCTATCAAGGAGCTCGGCCTGGAGCCTGGCCTGGCCGACCTCATGGCCTCGGGCCGGGAGTCCGAGGCGGAGATCCACGTGGCCCACGACCGGGACATCGTGGTGGCTCAGGTGCCCGAGGTGCATGGCCGGCAGCGACTGGGGTGGGTGACCACGCTCGCCGACCATACGGAGATGATCCGGATGACCGGCGTCGTCTCCTCCCAGCAGACACTGATCGACGCCCTGCGCGCACGTGCGCACGAGGCGGACAACCGCCTGCACACCATCGTCGTCCTCGTCGAACTCGGCGAGTACGAACGTGCCGTGGAGTTCGCCACCAACACGCTCCGCGACGCGCACGCCTCGGCCGAGCGGCTGCAGGAGGCCGTTCACGAGCCCGCTCTGGTCGCCCTGCTGGCCGGCAAGGCGTCCCAGGCCCAGGAACGGGGAGTGGAGTTGCGCCTGGACCGTCTCGTGGTCCCGGCCACCGGAATGCCCGCTGAGGACCTGGTGGTCATCGTGGGGAACCTCGTGGACAACGCCATCGATGCCGCTGCGGAAGGAGAGGAACCCCGATGGGTGGAGCTCCGGGGCCGCCGGGCCGGGCCCGGCGAGGGTCCGTGGCCGGAGGGAGTGTGGCCCGGTGGGGCGAGGCCAGCCCTCGGCGCTCCGTCCGAGCAGTTCCTCCTCGAGGTGGCGGACTCCGGGCCAGGCCTGCCGGAGGAACTCGTGGAGCAGGCCTTCACCCGCGGCTGGTCCAGCAAGCCACCGCGGCCGGACAGCGAGGGGTGGCGGGGCCTGGGTCTGACACTGGTGCGCACCGCGGTGGCGCGACTGGGCGGCTCGATCGACGTCCGTCGGGAACACGGCGCCACGTTCACCGTGGCATTGCCGCTCGGCTCCGCAGTGGAGGCCACCTGCTCCCCCGCGGACGCGCCGAAGGAGGTCTCAGGATGATCCGCGTCCTCGTGGTGGATGACCAGCAGATCGTCGCCGATGGACACCGCGCCCTAGTGGACCGGGTGCCCGGTTTCGTGACGGTGGCCGTGGCGCACAGCGGGCAGGCGGCGCTCGACCGGGTGGCCCAAGGCGGGGTGGATCTCATCCTGTTGGACTTCGCCATGCCGGGTCTGCACGGGCTCGAGGTGTGCCGTCGGCTCCAGGAGCTGGACCTGGCCGTGGATGTCATGGCGATCACCGCCGACCGGAGCCTGGAGAGCCTTCGGCAGTCCGTGCGGCTCGGGATCGTCAGCTACCTCATCAAGCCCTTCAGCTTCGCCTCGTTGCGCGAGAAGCTCGAGCACTACGCCGCCTTCCGGGCCGCCACCTCCGGTGACCGGTCCGTGACCGACCAGCAGGAGATCGACGCCGCCTTCGCTCGCCTTCGGGAGCACTCCCCGGCCGATATGCCCAAGGGGATCTCTCGCGAGACCCTGGACGACGTCAGAGCCGCCGTGGCAGGCGCGCCCGAGGGGATCACCGCCGTCCAGGCCGCGGCTGCGGCCGGTATCTCGCGCGTGACGGCACGCCGGTACCTGGAATACCTCATCGCGACCGGCGGGTGCCTGCGCGAACCTGTGCGTGGCGCGCATGCTGGCCGGCCGGAGATCCGCTACCGCGTGCGTCCCGCCTGAGGTTCCGGCCCGGAGCACCCGGCTCACCTCACAGGGCCGGCACCCGCCAGGTCAAGGTGGTGCCCTGGCCCGATCCCCCGGGCCCGATCTCGAAGGACCCACCGAGCCGCTCGGCCCGTGCCTCGAGGTTCGCCAGCCCGGAACGCCGGGCGCCCGGCGAGAAACCCACACCGTTGTCGAAGACCTGCACAGTGAGGTCTCCCTCGCTCAGAGAGACCCGCACGTCCACGCGCGTGGCGCGTGCGTGCCGGGCGGCATTGGACAACGCCTCACGCAGCACAGCCACCGCGTCTTCGCTGGGCCCCGCTGCGACATCGGTGTCCAGCAGCCCGGTCAGTTCCATCGAGGGGGTCAGACCCAGAGGTCCGCTGGCATCGCGCACCACCGACATCACCCGGGCACGCAGGCCTTCCTCGTTCGGCTGCGGCTGGAGGGCGAAGATGGTGGAGCGGATCTGGCGCACCGTGTCGTCCAGCAGGTCCACGACCCCGTTGACCTGGGTGGCGGCTGCCGGCTGATCGATCTGGTGAGTCACGGCAGCCAGGGACATCGCGGCCGCGTAGAGCTGCTGGATGACGACATCGTGCAAATCGCGGGCAATACGCAGCCGATCCTCAATGACGCCATAGCGTTCGCGCTCCTGGGATTCCGAGAAGAGCCGGGCATTCTCCACCGCGATGCCCGCGGCGGTGGCCAGCGCTTCGATGATCTGCTCGTCCTCGCTACCGAATTCGGCGCCGCCGTTCTTCTCGGCCAGATAAAGGTTGCCGAAGACCTCGTTGCGCAACCGGATCGGCACACCGAGGAAGCGGCGCATCGGTGGATGGCCCGCGGGCAGACCGAAGTACTCCAGGTGCGTGGTCATATCGGCCAGACGAAGAGTCTGCGGCCGGGAGACCAAGAGGCCGAGGAGTCCCTGGCCGTGCGGGCGGCCCACGGTGGCCTCGAGTTCGGCGACCTCCTCGTCGGTCATGCCGTGGGCCACGAACTCCGAGAGCTGTCCGTCCTCTCCGATGACGCCCAGCGCGGCGTACTGACAGTCCGCCAGGACGCGAGCCGCGCTCACGATTCGGTCGAGCACAGCCGGGAGGTCGAGATCTGAACCGATGGAGACTACGGCCTCAAGCAGGGGTTGCAGCCGGTCGTGGTCCTGTCTCTCGCGCCCGTGGCGACCGTACGCGTTGGCCATGACGCCACGATATCGCTCTGGCCAGGGCCCGGCGCACGCGCTCATCCTGCCCAGACGACGACACCCCCTCACTGTGCAGTGAGGGGGTGTCTGTTGTAGCCCCGACCGGATTCGAACCGGCGCCGCCGCCTTGAGAGGGCGGTGTCCTAGGCCGCTAGACGACGGGGCCATAGCGATGATGCTGGCGCGATCTCCGCGCTTTTCGCCTGTCTGAGTTTACCTGAGGATCAGGCCAACTCAAACCGCTGGGGTACCAGGACTCGAACCTAGACTAACTGAACCAGAATCAGTCGTGCTGCCAATTACACCATACCCCAAGGGGGTATCAGCCACACTCCGCGACCAGGTCTGCGAACAGATCCCGGACCCGCCTCGTGGGCCGTACCGAAGAGTGAGCCTACTAGAGGCCCCGGGGCACTCCAAGCCAATCCGGGCTGGTCGTGAGGGTTCTCACGAGCTGGGGAGCTGCTGCCGCAGTGCCCGCAAGCGGGTGAGGCTCGACGCCGCTCCGAGGATCTCCATGGACTCGAACAGCGGCGGTGAGACCCGGCGCCCGGTCACGGCCACGCGAAGCGGGGTGAAGGCGTGCCGCGGCTTGATCTCCATGCCATCGACGATCGCGGAGCGGAGCACCGACTCGATCGCTGCGGTGGTGAATCCGTCTTGCTGGGCCGCCAAGGGCTCCAGAGCGACCACGGCCGTGTCCAGGATCTCCGCAGCCTCAGGGCGCAGAGCCGTGAGGGAGTCCTCCTCGACCTGGAGGTCCTGATCGTGAGTGAGGAGAAACCCGAGCATGCCGACGGACTCGCCGAGCAAGGTCATCCGCTCCTGCACCAGGGGCGCGCTGCGGTCGAGCACGCTGCGTTCGTAGGTGCCCAGCTCCTCGTAGACCGGGGCCGTGAGCAGGCCCGCGCCATGCAGGTACGGCACCAGGCGCGACCGGAAGTCCTCAGCCGGCAGCAACCGCATATGGGATCCGTTGATGGCCTCAGCCTTCTTCACATCGAAGCGTGCCGGGTTGGGCGTCACGTCGGCGACGTCGAAGGCAGCCGCCATCTGCTCCTTGGTGAAGACGTCCTCATCGGCAGAGATGGCCCAGCCCAGCAGTGCCAGGTAGTTCAGCAGGCCCTCGGGCAGGAAGCCGCGCTCGCGGTGCAGGAACAGGTCCGACTCCGGGGCACGCTTGGAGAGCTTCTTGTTGCCCTCACCGGTGACCATCGGCAGGTGGGCGAAGGCCGGAACCCCCTCCGCGAGCTTGAGGTCGGTCAGGGCGCGATGCATCACGATCTGACGCGGCGTGGAGGAGAGCAGGTCCTCCCCGCGCAGCACATGCGTGATGCGCATCATCGCGTCATCCACCGGGTTGGTCAGGGTGTACAGCGGGTTGCCATCGCCGCGCACGATCACATAGTCCGGTACCGACCCAGCCGGATAGGTGATCTCCCCCCGCACCAGGTCGGTGAAGGTCACGGGCTCCTCCGGCATGCGCATGCGCAGCACCGGCCGGCGCCCCTCGGCCCGGTAGGCGGTCTTCTGCTCCTCGGTGAGCTCGCGGTCGAAGCCGTCGTAACCGAGCTTGGGGTCTCGGCCGGCAGCACGGTGTCGGGCTTCCACCTCCTCAGGGGTGGAGAAGGACTCGTAGGCATACCCGCCCTCCAGAAGCCTGGCGGCCACGTCCTGGTAGATCCCGCGCCGTTCCGACTGCCGATAGGGGCCGAAGGGCCCACCGGTCTCCACGCCCTCGTCCCAGTCCAGCCCGAGCCAACGCAGCGCTTCGAGCAGCTGGCCATAACTCTCCTGGGAGTCACGCGCCGCGTCGGTGTCCTCGATGCGGAAGACGAAGGTGCCACCGGTGCGGCGGGCATAGGCCCAGTTGTACAGCGCGGTGCGCACGAGCCCCACATGCGGGGTGCCGGTAGGCGAGGGGCAGAAGCGCACTCGTACGGCGTCGCCCTGGTGGGAGGAAGCGGAGGCAGAAAGAAGCTCAGTCATGATGGCGCCAGTCTAGAAGGACGCGGCGAGCTTTCTGTCGCCGCCGTGCTCCGATCGCTCAGAGCTCGTCGCGCAGGTCGAGCGCGGCGCGCTGGAGCGCGCCCGCCGGATCCACCCCCTGAGGGCAGACCGCCGAGCACGAACCGTCGAAGACGCAGGACTGGTATCCGGCCTCGGAATCAAGCACCGACCTGCGCAGGTCGGAGCCGTCATCGCGCGAATCGGCCTCAAAACGGATCGCTGCTGCGACCGCGGCCGGGCCGAGGAAGTCCGAATCCTCGCCCACCTGGGGGCAGGCAGCCTGGCACAGCAGGCAGTCGATACAGGAGGCGAACTCCTCGTAGACGGCAAGCTGCGCCGGGCTCTGGACATGGCGGCCCTCACCCTGGGGCGCGTCGTCCGAGGGCACCAGCCACGGGGTGACCTGCAGGATCGAGTCATGGAAGGGGTCCAGGTCGACCACCAGATCCCGTTCGACGGGCATGTCCGCCAGGGGGTCGATGGACACCGAGCCCAGCGCCGCCCGGCCCAGGGGCTGCTGGCAGGCGAGCACCGGCGTGCCGTCGGCCATGACGCCACAGGCACCGCAGACCCCGGAGGCGCACGACCACCGGAAGGTCAGCGTCGGATCGCAGTGTTCCTTGACCCACCGCAGCGCGTCCAGGACGGTCGTGTGCGGCGTGGCCGGCACCTGGTAGTCACTGTGATGCGGCCGCGCACCGGGGGCCTGCTGGCGGCGCACGCGGATCGTGACCGCGCGTGTGGGAGCGGTCATCGTGCGGCCTGGAGGGCTAGCGCACCGGCCGAGGCCGTGAGCTGCACAACGGGACCTGGCCCGGCACCGGAGAGCGCCAGGGTATGTGACGCCTCTGGTGCCAAGCCGTAGCCATCGCGCTGGTGCGCGCCCCGGGACTCCCGGCGCGCCTGGGCGGCCTGGACGATGACCTCACCGACGTCGAGCATGGCGCCGAGCTCGATCACCTCAGCCCAATCAGTGTTGTGCACCCGTGAGGTATCGGTGACCTGCACGTCGGCGTAGCGGCGGCGAAGTTCCGCCACCGTGGCCGCCGCGGTGGCCAGGCCGGCATCGGTGCGCACGATCCCGGCGCCGCGCTCGAGCGCCGCACCGAGTTCCCGGCGGATCGCGCCCGGAGCCTCGCTGCCGCGTCCCAGCCGCGCATAGTGTGCGGCGGCGCGCTCACGTGCCTCAGCGCGCACATCGGGCCGCGCGCTGGCGGAGGTTGCCACGGCATGGGCGCCCGCCTGCAGGCCCGCGGCACGGCCGAGCACGAGAATCTCGGTGAGAGAGTTCGAGCCCAGCCGGTTGGCGCCGTGCAGGCCCGAGGAGGCGCACTCTCCGGCGGCATAGAGACCCGCCAGCCCGGTGGCCACCGCCTGACCGTCACCGTTCGGGGCGTGCGTGGCGATGCCGCCCATGGTGTAGTGCACCGCTGGGCTCACCGGGATGAGATCGACCAGGGGGTTCAGGCCGCGCCGATGGACCTGCTGCAGCGTCTGCGGCAGGCGTTCACGGAGCACGTCCTCACCGAGGTGACGCAGATCGAGATGAACGCTGTCTGCCTCGCCCGGCTCACCGGGGACGGTGCGCCCGGCCTGGGACTCGTGCCAGAAGGCCTGGCTGAGCCGGTCCCGGGGCCCCAACTCCATCCGCCTCGGCTCAGGGCGACCCACCGGCGTGACCGGGCCCAGCCCGTAATCGGCGAGGTAGCGGTGCCCGGACGCATTGCGCAAGACGGCGCCTTCACCCCGGCAGGCCTCGGTGATCAAGGTGCCTGAGCCGAGTATGGCCGTGGGGTGGTACTGGACCATCTCCATGTCCCGCAGGGGCAGGCCCGCGCGGTACGCCATCGCGATGCCGTCGCCGGTCACCTGAGCAGAGTTGGTGCTGCGCTGGAAGGCCCGGCCCGCTCCACCGGTGGCCAGGATGACCGCCCCGGCCTCGATCAGCACCGTCTCGCCGTCGCGTTGGGAATGGGCGAGCAGTCCGCCCACTCGCCCGTCGTGGGCGAGGAGGTCGAGCACCAGGTGATCGTCGAGGCGCTGGATCCCCAGCTTGACCGAGGTCTGCAGCAGGGTACGGAGCAGATGCAGGCCGGTACGGTCCGCAGCGAACCACGTCCGCGGCTGACTCATACCGCCGAAACGGCGGGTGGCGACCTCGCCGTCAGGGGTGCGTGACCATGGGCACCCCCACCGCTCCAATCGGGCCAGCTCACGGGGAGCCTGGCTCACCACGTGCGCGACCACATCGGGATCGCACAA contains:
- the gltX gene encoding glutamate--tRNA ligase, with the translated sequence MTELLSASASSHQGDAVRVRFCPSPTGTPHVGLVRTALYNWAYARRTGGTFVFRIEDTDAARDSQESYGQLLEALRWLGLDWDEGVETGGPFGPYRQSERRGIYQDVAARLLEGGYAYESFSTPEEVEARHRAAGRDPKLGYDGFDRELTEEQKTAYRAEGRRPVLRMRMPEEPVTFTDLVRGEITYPAGSVPDYVIVRGDGNPLYTLTNPVDDAMMRITHVLRGEDLLSSTPRQIVMHRALTDLKLAEGVPAFAHLPMVTGEGNKKLSKRAPESDLFLHRERGFLPEGLLNYLALLGWAISADEDVFTKEQMAAAFDVADVTPNPARFDVKKAEAINGSHMRLLPAEDFRSRLVPYLHGAGLLTAPVYEELGTYERSVLDRSAPLVQERMTLLGESVGMLGFLLTHDQDLQVEEDSLTALRPEAAEILDTAVVALEPLAAQQDGFTTAAIESVLRSAIVDGMEIKPRHAFTPLRVAVTGRRVSPPLFESMEILGAASSLTRLRALRQQLPSS
- a CDS encoding succinate dehydrogenase/fumarate reductase iron-sulfur subunit; translation: MTAPTRAVTIRVRRQQAPGARPHHSDYQVPATPHTTVLDALRWVKEHCDPTLTFRWSCASGVCGACGVMADGTPVLACQQPLGRAALGSVSIDPLADMPVERDLVVDLDPFHDSILQVTPWLVPSDDAPQGEGRHVQSPAQLAVYEEFASCIDCLLCQAACPQVGEDSDFLGPAAVAAAIRFEADSRDDGSDLRRSVLDSEAGYQSCVFDGSCSAVCPQGVDPAGALQRAALDLRDEL
- a CDS encoding sensor histidine kinase, yielding MIPAPPTPLRQAPPDEGNAALSPEPRRRRLDRLTLGREVGAVLLAALALLVAIGAILGYGAARQAAYGEMRATVTTATTLLAQDEAVLAGVRADDPAAALAARADAARVAAGLDWVVVMDLDGTRWTHPDPERIGGQYLGHIEEARDGGIVVEEYEGTLGPSLRAVRPVLDEDGQVVALVAAGIRISAIHASVTPRLLALVAVSATALLLGMGAAWWVRGRLDREAGGLGRHAILRTLAQHEALLRSVRAGYVLVDPDGRVELCNDEARDLLGLEGEVSGVPIKELGLEPGLADLMASGRESEAEIHVAHDRDIVVAQVPEVHGRQRLGWVTTLADHTEMIRMTGVVSSQQTLIDALRARAHEADNRLHTIVVLVELGEYERAVEFATNTLRDAHASAERLQEAVHEPALVALLAGKASQAQERGVELRLDRLVVPATGMPAEDLVVIVGNLVDNAIDAAAEGEEPRWVELRGRRAGPGEGPWPEGVWPGGARPALGAPSEQFLLEVADSGPGLPEELVEQAFTRGWSSKPPRPDSEGWRGLGLTLVRTAVARLGGSIDVRREHGATFTVALPLGSAVEATCSPADAPKEVSG
- a CDS encoding FAD-binding protein, translated to MNQQSSAPEVRIHRTDVAVVGGGGAGLRAAIAASQAHPELDVTVISKVYPLRSHTVAAEGGAAGVIDPGDSHAAHIADTLSSGEGLCDPDVVAHVVSQAPRELARLERWGCPWSRTPDGEVATRRFGGMSQPRTWFAADRTGLHLLRTLLQTSVKLGIQRLDDHLVLDLLAHDGRVGGLLAHSQRDGETVLIEAGAVILATGGAGRAFQRSTNSAQVTGDGIAMAYRAGLPLRDMEMVQYHPTAILGSGTLITEACRGEGAVLRNASGHRYLADYGLGPVTPVGRPEPRRMELGPRDRLSQAFWHESQAGRTVPGEPGEADSVHLDLRHLGEDVLRERLPQTLQQVHRRGLNPLVDLIPVSPAVHYTMGGIATHAPNGDGQAVATGLAGLYAAGECASSGLHGANRLGSNSLTEILVLGRAAGLQAGAHAVATSASARPDVRAEARERAAAHYARLGRGSEAPGAIRRELGAALERGAGIVRTDAGLATAAATVAELRRRYADVQVTDTSRVHNTDWAEVIELGAMLDVGEVIVQAAQARRESRGAHQRDGYGLAPEASHTLALSGAGPGPVVQLTASAGALALQAAR
- a CDS encoding response regulator; its protein translation is MIRVLVVDDQQIVADGHRALVDRVPGFVTVAVAHSGQAALDRVAQGGVDLILLDFAMPGLHGLEVCRRLQELDLAVDVMAITADRSLESLRQSVRLGIVSYLIKPFSFASLREKLEHYAAFRAATSGDRSVTDQQEIDAAFARLREHSPADMPKGISRETLDDVRAAVAGAPEGITAVQAAAAAGISRVTARRYLEYLIATGGCLREPVRGAHAGRPEIRYRVRPA
- a CDS encoding GAF domain-containing sensor histidine kinase; protein product: MANAYGRHGRERQDHDRLQPLLEAVVSIGSDLDLPAVLDRIVSAARVLADCQYAALGVIGEDGQLSEFVAHGMTDEEVAELEATVGRPHGQGLLGLLVSRPQTLRLADMTTHLEYFGLPAGHPPMRRFLGVPIRLRNEVFGNLYLAEKNGGAEFGSEDEQIIEALATAAGIAVENARLFSESQERERYGVIEDRLRIARDLHDVVIQQLYAAAMSLAAVTHQIDQPAAATQVNGVVDLLDDTVRQIRSTIFALQPQPNEEGLRARVMSVVRDASGPLGLTPSMELTGLLDTDVAAGPSEDAVAVLREALSNAARHARATRVDVRVSLSEGDLTVQVFDNGVGFSPGARRSGLANLEARAERLGGSFEIGPGGSGQGTTLTWRVPAL